Proteins encoded in a region of the Cytobacillus sp. IB215665 genome:
- a CDS encoding MBL fold metallo-hydrolase — protein sequence MSVREITSVEILENILEREQVFILDVRNESDFKDWKIEGVNIDHLNIPYFELLDGVEDIIEQLPKDKEILVVCAKEGSSKMVAEMLSEEGLAASYLKGGMKSWSEYLYKTEVYRDKDMKVYQFIRVGKGCLSYMIVSGEEVLIVDPARFTNIYKEIADDEGATITHVVDSHLHADHISGGRQLAEETGAKYYVMKSEGAVFDHEPFEEHEIIEFEKVTLEVIAIKTPGHTPGSVSFFVNDKLLFSGDTIFVSGLGRPDLGGKVREWAKDLYTTVYDKVAKIADDVIVLPAHYADFDDEVNQQGYIGEKLGTIREQNEVMLNQKEDDFVEFVAQSASTETPPNFEEIIAINRGVEDASVEKQQELEIGPNRCAVHHTH from the coding sequence ATGAGTGTAAGAGAAATTACAAGTGTTGAAATATTAGAGAATATTCTTGAACGAGAACAAGTATTTATTCTTGACGTGCGAAATGAGAGCGACTTTAAAGATTGGAAAATTGAAGGGGTGAACATTGACCATTTAAACATACCTTATTTTGAACTGTTAGATGGTGTTGAAGATATTATTGAACAATTACCAAAAGATAAAGAAATACTTGTTGTTTGTGCCAAAGAGGGATCTTCGAAAATGGTAGCTGAAATGCTCAGTGAGGAAGGGTTAGCTGCCTCTTATTTAAAAGGTGGTATGAAGTCGTGGAGTGAATATTTGTATAAAACAGAAGTTTATCGTGATAAAGATATGAAAGTATATCAGTTTATTAGAGTTGGTAAAGGGTGTCTATCTTATATGATCGTTTCTGGCGAAGAAGTGTTAATCGTAGATCCTGCACGTTTTACTAATATTTATAAAGAAATAGCGGACGATGAGGGGGCTACAATTACGCATGTTGTTGACTCTCACCTCCATGCTGACCATATATCAGGTGGACGACAGCTTGCAGAAGAAACAGGTGCTAAATACTATGTCATGAAAAGTGAAGGCGCAGTGTTCGATCATGAACCGTTTGAGGAGCATGAAATAATTGAGTTTGAAAAAGTTACTCTTGAAGTCATTGCTATTAAAACGCCTGGTCATACCCCGGGGAGTGTTTCTTTCTTTGTGAATGACAAGTTACTCTTTTCAGGAGATACAATTTTTGTAAGTGGATTAGGACGTCCAGATTTAGGTGGTAAGGTAAGAGAATGGGCTAAGGACTTATATACGACTGTATACGATAAAGTAGCTAAAATTGCTGATGATGTAATTGTACTACCAGCACATTATGCTGATTTTGATGATGAAGTCAATCAACAAGGTTATATAGGTGAGAAATTAGGAACCATTCGCGAGCAAAATGAAGTGATGTTAAATCAAAAAGAAGATGACTTTGTTGAATTTGTAGCACAATCTGCAAGTACAGAAACTCCACCAAACTTTGAAGAAATCATAGCGATTAATCGTGGAGTTGAGGATGCATCAGTAGAGAAGCAACAAGAATTAGAAATTGGACCTAATCGCTGTGCAGTTCATCATACACATTAA
- a CDS encoding solute carrier family 26 protein — protein sequence MLKYLIPAVDWMKSYKGSYLKGDLSAGLIVAIMLIPQGMAYAMLAGLPPVIGLYASTIPLIIYALFGSSKQLAVGPVAMVSLLVFSGVSTLAEPGSSEYLSYALLLSLMVGVIQFGMGIFRLGFIVNFLSHAVISGFTSAAALIIGLSQLKHLLGVDIARGSVFEVLYGAIVQIGNVNFITLAIGALSIAILLYFKKNYPRFPAALIVVVGGSLLVYFLNLQEFGVSIVGEVPRGIPTMSLPAFDISSITSLLPIALTISFVGFMESIAVAKAIAAKENDKINSNQELTGLGLANIVGSFFSAYPVTGGFSRSAVNYQAGAKTGLASIITAVLIIISLLFFTPLFYYLPNVVLAAIIMVAVFGLIDVKEAVHLFKIKKVDGWTLIVSFIATLVTSIEEGILIGIAFSLLVFIWRSAYPHVAQLGYIEQENVFRNIKRYENAKTFKDTIIFRIDASLYFANMGFFEEQLRKEIADHPSTTKIVLDFSSVNAIDAVSIDELEKIIDDYKQANIEILIAGMKGPVKDLVKRADWESKYGNNISYLSLQHALDLQ from the coding sequence ATGTTAAAGTACCTTATCCCTGCTGTTGATTGGATGAAGAGTTATAAAGGGTCATATCTTAAGGGAGATTTATCTGCTGGTCTTATCGTTGCTATCATGTTAATTCCTCAAGGTATGGCATATGCAATGCTTGCAGGCTTACCTCCTGTGATAGGACTTTATGCCTCTACTATCCCCTTAATCATTTATGCTTTATTTGGATCTTCAAAACAATTAGCAGTAGGTCCTGTAGCAATGGTGTCTTTACTTGTGTTTTCAGGTGTATCGACATTGGCTGAACCTGGATCAAGTGAATACTTATCCTATGCATTATTGCTCTCACTCATGGTTGGGGTGATTCAGTTCGGAATGGGCATATTTCGACTTGGGTTCATCGTTAACTTTTTGTCGCATGCAGTTATTAGTGGATTTACATCTGCAGCAGCACTAATTATAGGTTTAAGTCAGCTAAAGCATTTATTAGGAGTTGATATCGCAAGGGGAAGTGTATTCGAAGTATTATATGGGGCAATTGTTCAAATTGGAAATGTTAATTTTATCACTTTAGCAATAGGGGCATTAAGCATTGCGATTTTACTTTACTTTAAGAAAAACTATCCTCGTTTCCCAGCAGCATTAATTGTTGTAGTCGGTGGATCATTACTTGTATATTTTTTAAACCTCCAAGAGTTCGGTGTAAGTATTGTTGGAGAAGTCCCTAGAGGGATACCAACAATGTCATTACCTGCATTTGACATAAGCTCGATCACAAGCTTGCTTCCGATTGCTTTGACAATTTCATTTGTTGGTTTTATGGAATCAATTGCAGTTGCAAAAGCAATTGCAGCGAAGGAAAATGATAAAATAAACTCAAATCAAGAATTAACAGGCTTAGGACTAGCTAATATTGTCGGTTCTTTCTTTTCAGCATACCCAGTGACAGGTGGATTTTCAAGATCAGCAGTTAACTATCAAGCAGGTGCTAAAACTGGATTAGCTTCAATCATTACCGCGGTTTTAATCATTATCTCATTGTTATTTTTCACACCATTATTTTACTATTTGCCTAACGTCGTGTTAGCCGCGATTATTATGGTAGCTGTCTTTGGCTTAATTGATGTGAAAGAAGCAGTGCATTTGTTTAAAATAAAAAAGGTAGACGGTTGGACACTTATCGTATCCTTTATAGCTACATTAGTTACAAGTATCGAAGAAGGTATTTTAATAGGTATTGCTTTTTCACTACTTGTGTTTATTTGGAGAAGCGCATATCCTCATGTTGCACAATTAGGGTATATTGAACAAGAAAATGTGTTCCGAAATATTAAACGTTATGAAAACGCAAAAACGTTCAAAGATACCATTATATTTCGAATAGATGCTTCATTATATTTTGCAAATATGGGTTTCTTTGAAGAACAATTAAGAAAAGAAATTGCAGATCATCCTAGTACGACAAAGATCGTCTTAGACTTTTCAAGTGTCAATGCCATAGATGCTGTTTCAATTGATGAACTTGAAAAAATCATTGACGACTATAAGCAGGCGAATATAGAAATATTAATTGCTGGCATGAAGGGTCCAGTAAAAGATTTAGTGAAAAGAGCAGATTGGGAGAGCAAATATGGGAACAATATTAGTTATCTTTCCTTACAGCATGCGTTAGATCTGCAATAA
- a CDS encoding carbonic anhydrase produces the protein MDIQKQNERFVKETLSENKLYFSELSKGQSPEYFVLSCCDSRVSPSVISQMPLGTMFVHRNIANQVNKDDESFSASLYYALYHLKVKKIIIEGHTNCGGVAAACNNNQEPELQYWINSIKENLPLEDRSDSLSLDDMSRVNVIKQIEKLKSHPVYKKYGEGIQILGFLFHLDSGRLEQLEN, from the coding sequence ATGGACATTCAAAAACAAAATGAACGATTTGTTAAGGAAACTTTATCGGAAAATAAACTTTATTTCTCAGAGCTTTCAAAAGGACAAAGCCCCGAATATTTCGTGTTAAGTTGTTGCGATTCAAGAGTCAGTCCTTCAGTGATAAGCCAAATGCCATTGGGTACAATGTTTGTTCATCGTAATATTGCCAATCAAGTAAATAAAGATGATGAGAGCTTTTCAGCGAGTTTATACTATGCTCTCTATCATCTTAAAGTAAAAAAAATAATTATTGAGGGCCATACAAATTGTGGTGGTGTTGCAGCTGCATGTAATAATAATCAAGAGCCAGAGCTGCAATACTGGATTAATAGTATTAAGGAAAACTTACCGTTAGAAGACCGATCAGATAGTTTATCCTTAGACGATATGTCTAGAGTCAATGTCATAAAGCAAATTGAAAAGCTAAAAAGTCATCCAGTCTATAAAAAGTATGGTGAAGGGATACAAATCTTAGGCTTTTTATTTCATTTAGATTCTGGAAGACTAGAGCAGTTAGAGAATTAA
- a CDS encoding DUF202 domain-containing protein, with the protein MKETTDSKYIQQHLANERTYLAWIRTAIAIIGVGFLIANLHFTFPRTMTKSVSFIANIVEVLSVILGIATIIFSTRNYLQKQHDINEGSFQSPKVFIFFLSSFFIVIIIIFTIYFLL; encoded by the coding sequence ATGAAGGAAACGACTGATTCAAAATATATACAACAACACTTAGCTAATGAAAGAACGTATTTAGCTTGGATTAGAACTGCAATAGCTATTATTGGAGTGGGTTTTCTCATTGCAAATTTACATTTTACATTTCCACGAACTATGACAAAGTCTGTGAGTTTCATTGCTAATATCGTTGAAGTACTTTCTGTAATATTGGGGATAGCTACAATCATTTTTTCTACAAGGAACTATTTACAAAAACAACATGATATAAATGAAGGGTCATTTCAATCACCAAAGGTATTCATTTTCTTTTTATCTTCATTCTTTATTGTCATCATTATAATTTTTACAATTTATTTCTTGTTGTAA
- a CDS encoding cobyric acid synthase — MIQGTHSDSGKSVIATAFCRIFANAGYKTAPFKSQNMALNSYITQDGKEIGRAQGVQAEAARVLPTTDMNPILIKPTGDSQSQIVVHGKPMKNMKASEYRQDFFEQGLQIITDSYEKLAEEYDRIVIEGAGSPAEINLNDRELVNMRVAKMANAPVILVGDIDKGGVFASLVGTLQLLTQEERDRVVGVIINKFRGDINLLTSGLTWFESYTGKKVLGVVPYIPNLHIDAEDSVVLDTYNRSQNGVKDIDIAVIRYPFISNFTDIDPFHIEEDCHVRFVSHIEELGKPDLVILPGSKNTIDDCTFLHNSGLTEGIQYLHKEQNTLIFGICGGYQMLGEMIEDPFSIETSQVSCHGLGILPIRTTITKGKKTTLSEGYVEFEGEQVFVTGYEIHMGVTNNLNQCNPFVITDQHTDGCVKGKYDVIGTYFHGIMHNDLFRTKLLNHLRVKKGLSPIKLRRSFNGLREESFEKLAEIVEQHLDLDTIQTEMKKFNNNFSGMK; from the coding sequence ATGATTCAGGGTACACATTCAGATAGTGGGAAAAGTGTAATTGCGACAGCATTTTGTAGGATATTTGCTAATGCTGGATATAAAACAGCACCTTTTAAATCACAAAATATGGCTTTGAACTCTTATATTACACAAGATGGTAAAGAAATAGGGAGAGCTCAAGGGGTTCAAGCTGAAGCTGCTCGGGTTCTACCAACTACTGATATGAACCCCATATTAATTAAACCAACTGGAGATAGCCAATCTCAAATTGTTGTGCACGGTAAGCCTATGAAAAATATGAAGGCTAGTGAGTATAGGCAAGATTTCTTTGAACAAGGCTTACAGATTATTACTGATTCATATGAAAAGCTTGCTGAAGAATATGACCGCATCGTGATTGAGGGAGCAGGAAGCCCTGCAGAAATAAATTTAAATGACCGAGAGCTTGTTAATATGCGGGTAGCTAAAATGGCTAACGCTCCTGTAATTTTGGTTGGGGATATTGACAAAGGAGGGGTATTTGCAAGCTTAGTTGGTACATTACAGTTACTTACACAAGAAGAGCGTGACCGAGTGGTAGGTGTAATAATTAATAAATTTCGTGGAGATATAAACTTATTAACATCAGGGCTAACATGGTTCGAAAGTTATACGGGTAAAAAAGTATTAGGTGTGGTCCCTTATATTCCAAACCTTCATATAGATGCCGAAGATTCTGTTGTTTTAGATACATACAATAGGTCTCAAAATGGTGTAAAAGATATTGATATTGCTGTCATAAGGTATCCGTTTATCTCAAATTTTACAGATATAGACCCTTTTCATATTGAAGAAGATTGCCATGTAAGATTTGTCTCACACATAGAGGAGTTGGGCAAGCCAGATTTAGTTATTTTACCTGGAAGTAAAAATACAATTGATGATTGTACATTTTTGCATAATAGTGGATTGACAGAGGGGATTCAGTACCTCCATAAAGAACAAAATACGCTTATTTTTGGCATTTGCGGTGGCTATCAAATGTTAGGTGAAATGATTGAAGATCCATTTTCAATTGAAACATCACAAGTTAGTTGTCATGGGCTAGGTATTTTACCTATTCGAACGACAATTACAAAAGGAAAGAAGACGACTCTTTCTGAAGGTTATGTGGAATTTGAAGGTGAGCAAGTATTTGTAACAGGCTATGAAATACACATGGGAGTTACTAACAACCTTAACCAATGTAATCCGTTTGTTATTACAGACCAACATACAGATGGATGTGTAAAAGGGAAGTATGATGTCATTGGGACATATTTTCATGGTATTATGCATAATGATTTATTTCGAACAAAGCTGTTGAATCACCTTAGAGTTAAGAAAGGCTTGTCGCCGATTAAATTACGTCGATCATTTAATGGTTTAAGGGAGGAAAGCTTTGAAAAATTAGCTGAAATTGTAGAACAACATCTTGATCTTGACACTATTCAAACAGAAATGAAGAAATTCAATAACAACTTTAGTGGAATGAAGTGA
- a CDS encoding S-ribosylhomocysteine lyase, translating into MPSVESFELDHCIVKAPFVRHCGVHKVGSDGVVNKFDIRFCQPNKQAMNPDAIHTLEHLLAFNIRKYAERYNHFDIIDVSPMGCQTGFYLVVSGEPSVSEIIDLLEDTFKEAVEITEIPAANEKQCGQAKLHDLEGAKRLMRFWLEQTKEDLHQVF; encoded by the coding sequence ATGCCATCAGTTGAAAGTTTTGAATTAGATCATTGTATTGTAAAAGCGCCTTTTGTAAGACATTGTGGCGTTCACAAAGTAGGAAGCGACGGTGTAGTCAATAAATTTGATATCCGCTTTTGTCAGCCAAATAAACAGGCTATGAACCCTGATGCCATTCATACACTTGAACATTTATTAGCTTTTAATATTCGTAAATATGCTGAAAGATACAACCACTTTGATATCATTGATGTGTCTCCTATGGGATGTCAAACTGGCTTCTATCTAGTTGTTAGTGGAGAACCATCTGTAAGTGAAATCATTGATTTGTTAGAAGATACATTTAAAGAGGCTGTAGAAATAACTGAAATTCCAGCTGCGAACGAAAAACAATGTGGTCAAGCGAAGCTACATGACCTTGAAGGTGCTAAACGCCTTATGCGTTTTTGGTTAGAACAAACTAAGGAAGATCTCCATCAAGTATTTTAA
- the yidD gene encoding membrane protein insertion efficiency factor YidD, which translates to MLKKIFIGFIRFYQLVISPLKPPTCRFYPTCSHYGLEAIKRFGPLKGGWLTMKRIVKCHPFHPGGIDPVPEKKSSIHPSKIEK; encoded by the coding sequence TTGCTTAAAAAAATATTTATTGGATTTATTCGTTTTTATCAACTTGTCATATCGCCTTTAAAACCACCGACATGTCGTTTTTATCCAACCTGCTCTCACTATGGACTTGAAGCGATTAAGCGCTTTGGACCATTAAAGGGTGGCTGGTTAACAATGAAACGTATCGTAAAATGTCATCCTTTTCATCCGGGTGGCATTGATCCAGTACCAGAAAAAAAATCATCCATACATCCATCAAAAATTGAGAAGTAG
- a CDS encoding DUF1540 domain-containing protein, with amino-acid sequence MAKDVLCEVNNCHYWKQGNKCNAQEIYVISHSGTSANSTEETDCRTFTPS; translated from the coding sequence ATGGCAAAAGATGTTTTATGTGAGGTAAATAATTGTCATTATTGGAAACAGGGAAACAAATGCAATGCTCAGGAAATATATGTGATTAGCCACAGTGGTACTTCTGCAAATAGCACAGAAGAGACAGACTGTCGAACATTCACACCAAGCTAA
- the ytzI gene encoding YtzI protein has translation MLTVLIISIIIVLGVLFITLMTTSKAYQYEHTVDDLQENHHIETEDKTS, from the coding sequence TTGCTTACTGTTTTAATAATATCAATTATTATCGTCCTTGGTGTTCTTTTTATAACATTAATGACAACCTCAAAAGCATATCAATATGAGCATACAGTTGACGATTTACAAGAAAATCACCATATCGAAACCGAAGATAAAACGTCTTAA
- a CDS encoding DUF6154 family protein has protein sequence MKLVDELYDMYRHKLTGDEEDAEILTLALLEQLDRNDILSMVEELSDYELVGLVSLYITEKLKGKIARDGVGNNRRSSISELRNLH, from the coding sequence ATGAAGTTAGTCGACGAACTTTATGATATGTATCGTCATAAATTAACAGGTGACGAAGAAGATGCTGAAATTTTAACATTGGCACTGCTAGAACAATTAGATCGTAATGATATCTTGTCGATGGTTGAGGAACTAAGTGATTATGAATTAGTTGGTTTAGTTAGCTTATATATCACTGAAAAGCTAAAGGGGAAAATAGCGCGAGATGGAGTAGGCAATAATAGACGTTCATCCATTTCTGAACTACGAAATCTTCATTGA
- a CDS encoding phage holin family protein: MLEKYIFIVAFSFLCSTVTFLFGGWDKLMVILLVFVIIDYVTGMISATIEGTLSSRIGFKGIMQKIFIFALVAIAHLIDLILGEYHFLRDTTIFFYLSNELLSIIENAGRAGVPVPKVLTRAIKLLRDRNNQ, encoded by the coding sequence ATGTTGGAAAAATATATTTTTATCGTGGCTTTTTCATTTTTATGTTCCACAGTGACATTCCTATTCGGTGGTTGGGACAAATTAATGGTAATTTTACTCGTATTTGTAATCATTGATTATGTAACCGGGATGATATCTGCAACTATAGAGGGGACTTTGTCCAGCAGAATAGGGTTTAAAGGAATTATGCAAAAGATATTTATATTTGCATTAGTTGCAATTGCTCATTTAATAGACCTCATTCTAGGAGAATATCATTTTTTACGTGATACCACAATCTTTTTTTATCTTTCTAATGAATTGCTATCGATTATTGAAAATGCAGGAAGGGCTGGAGTACCTGTTCCCAAAGTTCTTACTCGAGCCATTAAATTGTTAAGAGATCGCAATAATCAGTAA
- a CDS encoding hydrolase → MSKEKEAYYISLGSGEISRLSTASPWNYKVFATDEEITTLREYFDQNYSTEWQNFFRAHIPYIQYHDDEQNDAYDETLEKILQLIYQLGDRKTREFIEEQGLLHDVFFNEKT, encoded by the coding sequence ATGAGTAAAGAGAAGGAAGCTTATTATATCTCTTTAGGAAGTGGAGAAATTTCGAGATTAAGTACAGCATCTCCTTGGAATTATAAAGTATTTGCAACAGACGAAGAAATTACAACATTACGTGAATATTTTGACCAAAATTATTCAACAGAATGGCAAAATTTTTTTAGGGCACACATCCCGTATATTCAATATCATGATGATGAACAAAATGACGCCTATGATGAAACGCTCGAGAAAATACTTCAATTAATTTACCAATTAGGGGATAGAAAAACTAGAGAATTTATTGAAGAGCAAGGATTGTTACATGATGTATTTTTCAATGAAAAAACATAA
- a CDS encoding DUF6612 family protein, with protein sequence MKKLITTMFAVSFVLLLAACSSSDADVNDLFNKSMEAAQDLNSFSVDMVMDQTIEVGTESIPQNMEIYLDMVQEPLTMYQQMSISMGDAINVDTESYFTEEGFFMYDSMSNLWQKLPSEQFEQIMQMSKNQQSPINSLKQMEKFVDDFELIEEDDQYIFKLSSTDEKMKELITSMIPQDQLTSAGMADNIDQLMENMTISTLKYEITVDKETYYPKNISMIMDSTMTMEGETVGFYQEMTGKYSNFNEVSEISVPEEVINTATESPL encoded by the coding sequence TTGAAAAAGCTAATAACTACTATGTTCGCTGTATCTTTTGTATTACTACTCGCAGCTTGTTCTTCATCAGACGCTGATGTAAATGATTTGTTTAACAAATCAATGGAAGCTGCTCAAGATCTAAATAGTTTTTCAGTTGATATGGTAATGGATCAAACAATTGAAGTGGGAACAGAGAGCATTCCCCAAAACATGGAAATCTATCTAGATATGGTGCAAGAACCATTAACGATGTATCAACAGATGTCTATATCTATGGGTGATGCAATCAATGTAGATACAGAGTCATATTTTACTGAAGAAGGATTTTTCATGTATGATTCAATGAGTAATTTGTGGCAAAAACTCCCTAGTGAGCAATTTGAACAAATTATGCAAATGTCTAAAAATCAGCAATCTCCAATAAATTCTCTGAAGCAAATGGAAAAGTTTGTTGATGATTTTGAACTTATCGAAGAAGATGACCAATACATCTTTAAACTTTCTTCTACAGATGAAAAAATGAAAGAGTTAATTACTTCAATGATTCCACAGGATCAACTCACAAGTGCTGGAATGGCAGATAACATTGACCAATTAATGGAAAATATGACTATTTCAACATTAAAATATGAAATAACTGTTGATAAAGAGACTTACTATCCAAAAAATATTTCAATGATTATGGACTCAACGATGACAATGGAGGGAGAGACTGTCGGATTCTACCAAGAAATGACAGGTAAATACTCTAATTTTAATGAAGTCAGTGAAATTTCTGTTCCTGAAGAAGTTATAAACACAGCAACTGAAAGTCCTCTATAA
- the ytkD gene encoding RNA deprotection pyrophosphohydrolase: MEIQFKDYYFNDVYLSFDNHPFSLSPKHVWVICRFYKQWLVTNHATRGLEFPGGNVEEGETPEQAAIREVKEETGGNIIDLRYIGQYMVMGKEKRIIKNIYFASINSIEEQPTYYETKGPVLLDHLPENIAYNDSYSFIMKDGVLQNSLNRIRELINE, encoded by the coding sequence ATGGAAATACAATTTAAGGACTATTATTTTAATGATGTTTACCTCTCATTTGACAATCATCCATTTTCTTTATCTCCTAAGCATGTGTGGGTCATATGTAGGTTTTACAAACAATGGCTTGTAACAAATCATGCTACACGAGGCCTAGAATTCCCCGGTGGTAATGTCGAAGAAGGAGAAACTCCAGAACAAGCAGCAATTCGTGAAGTGAAGGAGGAAACAGGTGGTAACATTATTGATCTTCGGTATATAGGTCAATATATGGTGATGGGAAAAGAGAAGAGGATTATAAAAAATATCTATTTTGCAAGTATCAACTCAATTGAGGAACAACCAACATACTACGAAACAAAGGGGCCTGTTTTACTCGATCATCTGCCTGAAAATATTGCTTATAATGATTCTTATAGCTTTATTATGAAGGATGGGGTGCTACAAAATAGTCTTAACCGAATAAGAGAATTAATTAATGAATAA
- a CDS encoding ABC transporter permease, with amino-acid sequence MTPQTKYSDLHAQYLYQLKKEKRVVRIYQLLIFIVFFSSWEIASYFKLIDPLLFSSPSKITKLLIEKVADGSIFVHIGVTLFETVLGFILGTLLGTILAALLWWSPRLSNILDPYLVILNAMPKVALGPILIVALGPGFTSIIAMGTIISVIITTIVVYTSFKELDPNYLKVLHSFGASKRQSFFEAVLPSSFPTIISTLKVNVGLSWVGVIVGEFLVSGKGLGYMIIYGFQVFNFTLVLLSLLIIAVFATIMYHGVEYLERKLIKDV; translated from the coding sequence TTGACACCTCAAACAAAATATAGCGACCTTCATGCCCAATACTTGTATCAGCTAAAAAAAGAAAAACGCGTAGTAAGAATTTATCAACTGCTCATTTTTATTGTATTTTTTTCAAGTTGGGAAATAGCTAGCTACTTTAAGTTGATAGATCCACTATTATTCAGTTCTCCTTCAAAAATCACAAAATTATTAATTGAAAAAGTAGCAGATGGCTCAATATTTGTTCATATAGGTGTCACATTATTTGAAACCGTGCTTGGCTTTATTTTAGGCACCTTATTAGGAACCATCCTGGCTGCACTTTTATGGTGGTCACCACGCCTTTCCAACATATTAGACCCTTACCTTGTTATTTTAAATGCGATGCCGAAGGTTGCACTAGGACCTATATTAATCGTTGCCTTAGGACCTGGATTTACGTCCATTATCGCTATGGGAACTATCATATCAGTAATTATTACAACAATTGTTGTTTACACCTCTTTTAAAGAGTTAGATCCAAATTATTTAAAAGTATTACACTCATTTGGAGCTTCCAAAAGACAATCATTTTTCGAAGCAGTACTTCCTTCTTCATTTCCAACGATCATTTCAACACTTAAAGTCAATGTAGGACTTTCATGGGTTGGTGTAATCGTAGGGGAATTTTTAGTATCTGGTAAAGGACTTGGGTACATGATTATTTATGGTTTTCAAGTATTTAACTTCACACTCGTTCTCCTCAGTTTATTAATTATTGCAGTTTTTGCTACAATTATGTACCATGGCGTTGAATACCTAGAAAGAAAACTGATCAAAGACGTATAA
- a CDS encoding ABC transporter ATP-binding protein, translating to MSFLLINNIHHTYFSKSSATTALENINLAIKEGEFISFIGPSGCGKTTLLSIIAGLLQPTKGDVLLKDTKVTASTHTVGYMLQQDYLFPWRTIEENILLGLKLNHKLCDRTKEKAIQLLQEIGLEGTENLYPRQLSGGMRQRAALVRTLVTDPQIFLLDEPFSALDFQTKLKLEDLVSNTLKEYNKTTLLVTHDIGEAIAMSDRIILLDANPGRISETFVIPNTLSELPPFNARQHPIYADLFQKVWKELDKFDTSNKI from the coding sequence ATGAGTTTTTTATTAATAAACAATATACATCACACATATTTTTCTAAATCATCAGCAACTACCGCACTCGAGAATATTAACCTAGCAATTAAAGAAGGAGAATTTATTTCATTTATTGGACCAAGTGGCTGTGGGAAGACAACGCTACTTTCCATTATTGCTGGACTTTTACAGCCCACTAAAGGTGATGTTCTTTTAAAAGACACCAAAGTGACAGCATCAACTCACACTGTCGGCTACATGCTTCAGCAAGATTATTTATTTCCTTGGAGAACGATTGAAGAAAATATTTTATTAGGATTAAAACTCAATCATAAATTATGTGATAGAACAAAAGAGAAAGCTATTCAGCTATTACAAGAAATCGGGTTAGAGGGAACCGAAAATCTGTACCCAAGACAACTCTCTGGAGGGATGCGTCAAAGAGCAGCGCTAGTGAGAACATTAGTAACAGATCCACAAATTTTTTTACTGGATGAACCTTTTTCTGCACTTGACTTTCAAACGAAACTTAAATTAGAAGATCTCGTATCAAACACTTTAAAGGAATACAACAAAACTACACTACTTGTAACACATGATATTGGAGAAGCAATTGCAATGAGCGACCGCATTATATTACTGGATGCAAATCCAGGTAGAATATCCGAAACATTCGTTATTCCAAACACATTAAGTGAACTACCTCCATTTAATGCTAGGCAACACCCCATATATGCTGACCTTTTCCAGAAGGTCTGGAAGGAGTTGGATAAATTTGACACCTCAAACAAAATATAG